Proteins encoded together in one Kingella oralis window:
- a CDS encoding ABC transporter ATP-binding protein has product MLTLSQIHKSFQQKTTARNISFSVQAGSITAILGASGSGKSTLLNIIAGLVQPDSGEVYINGEAQNAIAPERRHVAMMFQDFALLPHLNVWQNAAFGLRMRGVGKADAREQAQALLGEVGMGNMAERHISALSGGEKQRVALARALAGTPKVLLLDEPFSSLDTTLRSQLQSQTRELVRRRQIPAVLVTHDPAEACFMADNIALLAGGELLQHDTPEAVLRRPANAQAARLLGCLNVSDAHYIPPEAIHLSPHSGTPCTLQHSFRLPIGYRIEATHPQFGAITFFHDQAVHTDDCRVAVDASRVVAFD; this is encoded by the coding sequence CTCACCCTCAGCCAAATCCACAAATCCTTCCAGCAAAAAACCACCGCCCGCAACATCAGTTTCAGCGTCCAAGCAGGCAGCATCACCGCCATCCTCGGCGCAAGCGGCAGCGGCAAATCCACGCTGCTCAACATCATCGCGGGGCTGGTGCAGCCCGACAGCGGCGAAGTGTATATCAACGGCGAAGCGCAAAACGCCATCGCGCCCGAACGCCGCCACGTCGCCATGATGTTCCAAGATTTCGCCCTGCTGCCGCATCTCAACGTGTGGCAAAACGCTGCGTTTGGGCTGCGGATGCGCGGCGTGGGCAAAGCCGATGCCCGCGAGCAAGCGCAAGCGCTGCTGGGCGAAGTGGGCATGGGCAACATGGCGGAGCGCCACATCAGTGCGCTGTCGGGCGGCGAAAAACAGCGCGTTGCCCTCGCCCGCGCCTTGGCAGGCACGCCTAAAGTGCTGCTGCTGGACGAACCCTTTTCCAGCTTGGACACCACCCTGCGCAGCCAGCTGCAAAGCCAAACGCGCGAGCTGGTGCGCCGCCGCCAAATCCCCGCCGTGCTGGTTACGCACGACCCCGCCGAAGCCTGCTTTATGGCGGATAACATCGCCCTGCTGGCGGGCGGCGAACTGCTGCAACACGACACACCCGAAGCCGTTTTACGCCGCCCCGCCAACGCCCAAGCCGCGCGGCTGCTCGGCTGCCTCAACGTATCCGATGCCCATTACATCCCGCCCGAAGCCATCCACCTATCGCCCCACAGCGGCACACCATGCACGCTGCAACACAGTTTCAGGCTGCCTATTGGCTACCGCATAGAAGCCACGCATCCGCAATTTGGCGCGATTACCTTTTTTCACGACCAAGCTGTTCACACCGATGATTGCCGCGTCGCCGTGGATGCCAGCCGCGTGGTGGCGTTTGATTGA
- a CDS encoding YchJ family protein, translating into MLCPCQSNQPYADCCQPFHTDERQPETAEQLMRSRYAAYALQQVDYIIRTTVPAQQPQLNRNELAQWAHETQFLGLTVHQHTPRISKHHAQVSFTAQLAQHGEAHVHHEQSFFVQINGAWYFIDPTVALPSMKSPCICGSGKKFKACCGQFFK; encoded by the coding sequence ATGCTTTGCCCCTGCCAATCCAATCAGCCCTACGCCGATTGCTGCCAACCCTTTCACACAGACGAAAGGCAGCCTGAAACCGCCGAACAGCTGATGCGCTCGCGCTACGCCGCCTACGCCTTGCAACAAGTGGATTACATTATCCGCACCACCGTACCCGCCCAGCAGCCGCAGCTTAACCGCAACGAACTCGCCCAATGGGCGCACGAAACACAATTTCTCGGGCTTACCGTGCATCAACACACCCCGCGCATCAGCAAGCACCACGCGCAAGTCTCGTTTACCGCCCAGCTTGCCCAACACGGCGAAGCGCACGTGCACCACGAGCAATCGTTTTTCGTGCAGATAAACGGCGCATGGTATTTTATAGACCCAACAGTCGCACTCCCCAGTATGAAATCGCCATGCATTTGCGGCAGCGGGAAAAAGTTTAAGGCGTGTTGCGGGCAGTTTTTTAAGTAA
- a CDS encoding site-specific DNA-methyltransferase, whose translation MGKTDAYRTLQAPTFNTLSPCRAESVDFDGTRNLFIEAENLEALKILQKAYAGSVKMIYIDPPYNTGSDSFIYPDKFSETREEYARRVGDKDADGYLKRDGVFQGAWRKNSKDSGHYHSNWLSMMLPRLHLARTLLRDDGVIFISIDDNEQAQLKLLCDEVFGAENFVGQIIWKNATDNNPSNIAVEHEYIFCYCKEKNNLESIWKTSLSETKELLIQLGKDILSHSDNLAEAQSKYTKWFRENKLQLGKLDRYKYIDEKGIYTGSQSVHNPGKEGYRYDVIHPKTKMSCKQPLMGYRFKEETMKRLLSENKVLFGTDHNKIIELKVYVEEFEEKLSSIIELDGRIGAYDLKDIFDKSQIFTNPKPVSLIQNLLPFILNDGDIFLDFFAGSGTTAQAIMQMNTQDEKKRRCICIQLPEELDPNDNKSKAAYDLCQSLGVPPTIAEIAKERIRRAGKQVSDGLKDGQRVDTGFKVFKLSESSFKQWRQPENGADLEQQLRLAIDSVAEHAAPENMLYELMLRLGCKLTGAVEHKNGVYWVTDEDTGKRIVLLLEAANQALIDEVIAAAPAKVVALDKWFDGNDALKSNTVLQMKDAGIVFECV comes from the coding sequence GTGGGCAAAACCGATGCCTACCGCACGTTGCAGGCGCCGACCTTCAACACCCTTTCCCCCTGCCGTGCCGAATCGGTGGATTTTGACGGCACGCGCAATCTGTTTATCGAGGCGGAAAATCTGGAAGCCTTGAAAATCCTGCAAAAAGCCTATGCCGGCAGCGTGAAGATGATTTACATCGACCCGCCGTACAACACAGGTAGCGACAGCTTTATCTATCCCGATAAATTTTCCGAAACCCGCGAAGAATACGCCCGCCGCGTGGGCGATAAAGATGCCGACGGCTATTTGAAACGCGACGGCGTATTCCAAGGCGCGTGGCGCAAAAACAGCAAAGACAGCGGGCATTACCACAGCAACTGGCTTTCGATGATGCTGCCGCGCCTGCATTTGGCGCGCACGCTGTTGCGCGACGATGGCGTGATTTTTATCTCAATCGACGATAACGAACAGGCGCAGTTGAAATTGCTGTGTGATGAAGTGTTTGGAGCGGAGAATTTTGTTGGTCAGATAATTTGGAAAAATGCAACTGACAACAACCCTTCAAATATTGCGGTAGAACATGAATATATATTTTGCTACTGCAAAGAAAAAAATAATCTTGAAAGTATTTGGAAAACCTCACTCTCTGAAACAAAAGAGCTACTTATTCAGTTAGGCAAAGACATTCTTTCTCATTCAGACAATTTGGCAGAAGCACAATCTAAATATACAAAATGGTTCAGAGAAAATAAGCTGCAATTAGGAAAACTTGACCGCTATAAATACATTGACGAAAAAGGGATCTATACAGGAAGCCAAAGTGTGCATAACCCAGGAAAAGAAGGCTATCGCTATGATGTCATTCATCCAAAGACAAAAATGTCGTGCAAGCAGCCTTTGATGGGTTATAGATTTAAAGAAGAAACCATGAAACGCCTTCTTTCAGAAAATAAAGTCCTTTTTGGAACAGATCATAACAAAATAATTGAACTAAAAGTCTATGTAGAAGAATTTGAAGAAAAACTGTCTAGCATAATAGAACTTGATGGACGCATTGGCGCATATGACTTAAAAGATATTTTTGATAAATCACAGATATTTACTAACCCAAAACCAGTTTCCCTAATTCAAAATTTACTACCGTTTATATTGAATGATGGAGATATTTTCTTAGATTTCTTTGCAGGCAGTGGGACAACAGCACAAGCCATCATGCAGATGAATACACAAGACGAAAAAAAACGCCGCTGCATCTGTATTCAATTACCCGAAGAGCTAGATCCAAATGACAATAAAAGCAAAGCCGCCTACGATTTATGCCAATCATTAGGCGTGCCGCCAACCATCGCCGAAATCGCCAAAGAGCGTATCCGCCGTGCGGGCAAACAGGTTTCAGACGGCCTCAAAGACGGGCAACGCGTGGATACGGGCTTTAAGGTGTTCAAATTGTCCGAAAGCAGTTTCAAACAATGGCGGCAGCCTGAAAACGGCGCGGATTTGGAACAACAGTTGCGCCTTGCTATCGATTCCGTCGCCGAACACGCCGCGCCCGAAAATATGCTTTACGAGCTGATGCTGCGCCTGGGCTGCAAACTCACCGGTGCCGTCGAACACAAAAACGGCGTGTATTGGGTAACCGACGAAGACACGGGCAAACGCATCGTGCTGCTGCTGGAAGCCGCCAACCAAGCGCTGATAGACGAGGTAATCGCCGCCGCGCCCGCCAAGGTGGTAGCGCTGGACAAATGGTTTGACGGCAACGATGCGCTCAAAAGCAATACGGTATTGCAGATGAAAGATGCGGGGATTGTGTTTGAGTGTGTGTGA
- the aroG gene encoding 3-deoxy-7-phosphoheptulonate synthase AroG — MPLHPTDDLRVKQIDELLPPIAHLYELPINEQASELVAQTRQQIADILHGKDNRLLVIIGPCSIHDPKAALEYAQRLLPLRQKYAKELLIVMRAYFEKPRTTVGWKGLINDPHLNGTHDINFGLRQARKLLLELNNLGMPASTEFLDMITPQYYADLIAWGAIGARTTESQIHRELASGLSCPVGFKNGTDGNLKIAIDALGAASHPHHFLSVTKAGHSAIVHTAGNRDCHVILRGGNGAPNYSSEHVKAAAEQLTQAGLPAKLMVDCSHANSRKDFKRQMEVAQDIATQIQNGEPNIMGVMVESHLVEGRQNEPVVYGQSITDACIGWDDTEKLLALLAEANHPRV, encoded by the coding sequence ATGCCACTGCATCCCACCGACGACTTGCGCGTCAAACAAATCGACGAGCTTTTGCCCCCCATCGCCCATTTATACGAACTGCCCATCAACGAACAAGCCTCCGAGCTGGTTGCCCAAACGCGCCAGCAAATTGCCGACATCCTGCACGGCAAAGATAACCGCCTGCTCGTGATTATCGGGCCTTGCTCCATCCACGACCCCAAAGCCGCGCTGGAATACGCGCAACGCCTGCTGCCCCTGCGCCAAAAATACGCCAAAGAATTGCTGATTGTGATGCGCGCCTATTTTGAAAAACCGCGCACCACCGTAGGCTGGAAAGGGCTGATTAACGACCCGCACCTCAACGGCACGCACGACATCAACTTCGGCTTGCGCCAAGCCCGCAAACTATTGTTGGAACTCAATAACCTCGGTATGCCCGCCTCCACCGAGTTCCTAGACATGATTACCCCGCAATACTACGCCGACCTCATCGCATGGGGCGCAATCGGCGCGCGCACCACCGAAAGCCAAATACACCGCGAGCTTGCCAGCGGCTTATCCTGCCCCGTCGGCTTTAAAAACGGCACCGACGGCAACCTGAAAATTGCCATCGACGCGCTCGGCGCGGCATCGCATCCGCACCATTTCCTATCGGTAACCAAAGCGGGACATTCCGCCATCGTGCACACCGCGGGCAACCGCGATTGCCATGTGATTTTGCGCGGGGGCAACGGCGCGCCCAATTACAGCAGCGAACACGTTAAAGCTGCCGCCGAGCAGCTTACCCAAGCGGGCTTGCCCGCCAAGCTGATGGTGGATTGCAGCCATGCCAACAGCCGCAAAGACTTCAAACGCCAAATGGAAGTCGCCCAAGACATCGCCACGCAAATCCAAAACGGCGAGCCAAACATCATGGGCGTGATGGTGGAAAGCCACTTGGTGGAAGGGCGGCAAAACGAACCCGTGGTGTACGGGCAAAGCATCACCGATGCCTGCATCGGCTGGGACGATACCGAAAAACTGCTCGCCTTGCTGGCAGAAGCCAATCACCCGCGCGTATAA
- a CDS encoding pirin family protein: MRTLISLTSAPARHWVGNGFHVSPVFSHMGEKRQTSPFLMFDYAMPQEFAPNFAAPRGVGEHPHRGFETVTIAYHGEVAHRDGSGAAGVIQAGDVQWMTAGAGTVHEEFHSEAFSRAGGLFEMAQIWVNLPRAHKNAPPRYQHLRSENIPVVNVDGGAIRLIAGSLNGINGAANTFTELNIWDVRVHAGASLTLDLPANHNLAVLVRQGDVLFNDTHRASAAQLAIFEREAGAIRIGNTGDAAAELILLSGVPIDEPIAAYGPFVMNTPDEIRESIELFRAGKLGALA; this comes from the coding sequence ATGCGTACCCTAATCAGCCTCACCTCCGCCCCCGCACGGCATTGGGTAGGCAACGGCTTCCACGTTTCCCCCGTGTTTTCCCACATGGGCGAAAAACGCCAAACCAGCCCATTTTTAATGTTTGACTACGCCATGCCACAAGAGTTCGCCCCCAACTTCGCCGCCCCACGCGGTGTAGGCGAACACCCGCATCGCGGCTTTGAAACCGTAACCATCGCCTACCACGGCGAAGTGGCGCACCGCGATGGCAGCGGCGCAGCAGGCGTTATCCAAGCAGGCGATGTGCAATGGATGACTGCAGGCGCAGGCACCGTGCACGAGGAATTTCACAGCGAAGCATTTAGCCGCGCAGGCGGGCTGTTTGAAATGGCGCAAATTTGGGTGAACCTACCCCGCGCCCACAAAAACGCCCCGCCGCGCTACCAACATCTACGCAGCGAAAATATCCCCGTGGTAAACGTGGACGGTGGCGCAATCCGCCTGATTGCAGGCAGCCTGAACGGCATAAACGGCGCAGCGAACACGTTTACCGAGCTCAACATTTGGGACGTACGCGTTCACGCAGGCGCAAGCCTCACGCTGGATTTGCCCGCCAACCACAATCTTGCCGTGTTGGTGCGGCAGGGCGACGTGCTGTTTAACGACACCCATCGCGCCAGCGCAGCGCAACTGGCGATTTTTGAACGCGAAGCAGGCGCAATCCGCATCGGCAACACAGGCGATGCCGCCGCCGAGCTGATTTTGCTGTCGGGTGTGCCGATTGATGAGCCGATTGCCGCCTACGGACCGTTTGTGATGAACACGCCCGATGAAATCCGCGAAAGCATTGAGTTGTTCCGCGCGGGCAAATTGGGCGCGCTGGCGTAA